In one Zymobacter palmae genomic region, the following are encoded:
- a CDS encoding rhodanese-like domain-containing protein, producing the protein MTWKTLSREALIDALAQQPSSIRLLDIRPREQFDRLHIPGSQHYDCIRLRRFAEQTAHDTPVVLVCRRGRTSRHAAMWLDQLGFTAVYSLEDGIEGLRQYAPDRLVATEKES; encoded by the coding sequence ATGACATGGAAGACTTTGAGCCGCGAGGCCCTCATTGATGCACTGGCACAGCAGCCGTCTTCCATTCGGTTGCTGGATATCCGTCCTCGAGAGCAGTTTGACCGCCTTCATATCCCTGGCAGTCAACACTATGACTGTATACGGTTGCGGCGTTTTGCCGAACAAACCGCGCACGATACACCGGTTGTACTGGTGTGCCGCCGAGGACGAACCAGCCGACACGCAGCCATGTGGCTGGATCAGCTGGGATTTACGGCCGTCTACAGTCTGGAAGATGGCATCGAGGGGCTGCGGCAGTACGCCCCTGACAGGCTGGTAGCGACAGAAAAAGAGAGTTGA
- a CDS encoding symmetrical bis(5'-nucleosyl)-tetraphosphatase, producing the protein MTESRRTIVIGDLHGCRATFERLLDAVAFDAVHDALWLVGDLINRGPDSMGCLRMARQLKARVVLGNHDLNLLAVSQGVVQPRKGDTLDAILDAPDCDEWIDWLRHQSLLVDGLIAGTRTVMTHAGLPPQWTLEQARSRAREIERALQSDDWAMFISHMHGNAPARFDESLTGWDRLRAITNTLTRMRFITADGTLDFNAKASAQNAPAGLAPWFAYPRRDDLRIVFGHWAALQGHADGAAIDVIATDSGCVWGNALAAVVLETGQRVEVPSELR; encoded by the coding sequence ATGACGGAATCTCGACGGACTATCGTGATCGGGGACCTGCACGGTTGCCGCGCTACGTTCGAGCGATTGCTTGATGCCGTCGCCTTCGATGCGGTGCATGATGCACTATGGCTGGTTGGCGATCTCATCAATCGTGGACCGGACTCAATGGGGTGTCTGCGCATGGCGCGGCAGCTAAAAGCGCGCGTGGTGCTCGGTAACCACGACCTCAACCTGCTGGCCGTGAGTCAGGGTGTGGTTCAGCCACGCAAGGGTGACACGCTGGACGCTATCCTTGATGCACCTGATTGTGATGAATGGATCGACTGGTTGCGCCATCAGTCACTACTGGTCGATGGCCTCATCGCCGGCACGCGTACGGTGATGACTCATGCCGGGCTCCCACCGCAGTGGACGCTTGAACAAGCGCGCAGCCGTGCACGTGAAATCGAACGTGCGCTGCAGAGCGACGACTGGGCGATGTTCATATCGCACATGCACGGCAATGCGCCCGCTCGTTTCGATGAATCACTGACAGGGTGGGACAGGCTGCGTGCGATTACCAATACGCTGACACGGATGCGTTTCATCACCGCAGATGGCACACTGGATTTCAACGCGAAGGCATCGGCACAGAACGCACCGGCAGGGTTAGCACCGTGGTTTGCCTATCCTCGTCGTGATGATCTGCGGATCGTCTTCGGGCACTGGGCCGCGCTGCAAGGGCATGCCGATGGTGCTGCCATTGACGTTATTGCAACGGACAGTGGCTGCGTGTGGGGCAATGCGCTGGCTGCCGTCGTGCTTGAAACGGGGCAGCGTGTGGAAGTGCCCTCGGAACTTCGCTGA
- the rsmA gene encoding 16S rRNA (adenine(1518)-N(6)/adenine(1519)-N(6))-dimethyltransferase RsmA — protein sequence MSSSSWLPTGGHRARKRFGQNFLRDTGIISRIVSSIRPRDGDRLVEIGPGQGAITEMLLDATGDLDAIELDRDLITGLRTQFFAYPGFRLHNADALKFDFHALRGEGEPLRVVGNLPYNISTPLIFHLLASRGAIKDMHFMLQKEVVQRLAATPGSNSWGRLSVMTQYFCHVDELFLVPPEAFVPRPKVDSAIVRLIPHNTLPHPADDYETFESIVRQGFSQRRKTLRNNLKGTLSADDIIALGIDPAKRPEVLTLEEWVTMANHVFRSAPAADAE from the coding sequence ATGAGTTCATCATCATGGCTGCCGACGGGCGGTCACCGCGCCCGCAAGCGTTTCGGCCAGAACTTCCTGCGTGATACCGGCATCATTTCACGCATCGTTTCCTCCATCCGTCCGCGTGACGGCGATCGTCTGGTCGAGATCGGCCCAGGGCAGGGGGCTATTACTGAGATGCTGTTGGATGCGACTGGCGACCTTGATGCCATCGAGCTGGACCGCGATCTGATTACGGGTCTGCGCACCCAGTTCTTTGCTTATCCGGGATTCCGTCTGCACAACGCTGATGCCCTGAAGTTCGATTTCCATGCGCTGCGTGGAGAAGGGGAGCCGCTGCGTGTGGTGGGTAACTTGCCCTATAACATTTCGACGCCGCTGATCTTCCACCTGCTGGCTTCACGCGGTGCGATCAAGGACATGCACTTCATGCTGCAAAAGGAAGTGGTGCAGCGTCTGGCCGCCACTCCGGGCAGCAATTCGTGGGGACGCCTGTCGGTTATGACGCAGTATTTCTGTCATGTCGACGAACTGTTCCTCGTGCCGCCGGAAGCGTTCGTACCGCGTCCGAAAGTGGATTCGGCCATTGTGCGCCTGATACCGCATAACACACTGCCTCACCCTGCCGATGATTACGAAACGTTCGAATCCATTGTGCGACAGGGGTTCTCGCAGCGACGCAAGACACTGCGCAATAATCTGAAAGGCACGTTGTCCGCCGATGACATCATCGCGCTGGGCATCGACCCTGCGAAGCGTCCAGAAGTGCTCACGCTCGAAGAGTGGGTCACGATGGCCAACCACGTGTTCCGCTCAGCACCGGCTGCTGACGCCGAGTAA
- a CDS encoding peptidylprolyl isomerase gives MMKKGHDMEGIAQRSKGKRLLASLGMACLLGSAATVNAAPAEPVDGIAAIVNQDVIMRSDLDKRVRQVATQLQQRGIAQPAPEALRQQVLDRLILEDIQLQMATRAHLSVSDEQFNNALQGIAANNHMTVNQFIDSLERQGYRFSDVREQIRREMLLSMVQQGSVAGQVRVTDQEIDQYLARMATAQNVEYHLAHILVPLPENPNAEQVAAAQQRIEQLRRAIADGEDFQTAAAAGSSGNDAFSGGDLGWRRRDDMPTIFANAVPNMTVGEVSAPIRSGSGFHLVKLVDRRGRDVQRHIVQQYKARHILIAPNPIRSQQEALQQASSIKQRILSGEDFATLAKANSDDHGTALSGGELGWVDADDMVPSFAQVLKTAPEGKLMGPVQSPFGWHLIEVEGRRTQDVTVQFEREQARRAIFQRKAEEDLDGWLQELKAGAYIDNRLYPQDSNGVSAPAPQPAEQQ, from the coding sequence ATGATGAAGAAAGGCCATGACATGGAAGGTATCGCGCAGCGTTCCAAAGGTAAGCGACTGCTGGCATCTTTGGGGATGGCCTGTCTGCTTGGCAGTGCCGCTACGGTGAATGCCGCTCCGGCTGAACCGGTCGATGGCATCGCTGCCATCGTCAATCAGGATGTCATCATGCGCAGCGACCTGGACAAGCGCGTTCGCCAGGTGGCAACCCAGCTTCAGCAGCGCGGCATCGCTCAGCCTGCACCAGAAGCGCTGCGTCAGCAGGTGCTCGACCGTCTGATTCTGGAAGATATCCAGCTGCAGATGGCCACCCGCGCGCATCTGAGCGTTTCCGATGAACAGTTTAATAACGCGCTGCAGGGCATTGCCGCCAATAATCACATGACCGTTAACCAGTTCATCGATTCACTGGAACGGCAGGGATATCGCTTCTCCGACGTGCGCGAACAGATTCGCCGTGAAATGCTGCTGAGCATGGTGCAGCAGGGCAGCGTTGCGGGTCAGGTGCGTGTCACAGACCAAGAGATTGATCAGTATCTGGCGCGCATGGCAACGGCGCAAAACGTTGAATATCATCTGGCACACATCCTCGTGCCGCTGCCAGAAAACCCGAACGCCGAACAAGTGGCGGCCGCCCAGCAGCGCATTGAGCAGCTGCGCCGTGCGATTGCCGATGGCGAGGACTTCCAGACCGCAGCGGCTGCCGGTTCGTCCGGTAACGATGCCTTCTCTGGAGGCGATCTGGGCTGGCGTCGTCGTGACGACATGCCGACTATCTTCGCCAATGCAGTACCGAACATGACTGTTGGCGAAGTCAGCGCACCAATTCGAAGCGGCAGTGGTTTCCATCTGGTCAAGCTGGTTGATCGACGTGGCCGTGACGTTCAGCGCCATATCGTGCAGCAGTACAAGGCGCGCCATATCCTGATTGCGCCGAATCCGATCCGTTCGCAGCAGGAAGCTCTGCAGCAGGCCTCGTCCATCAAACAGCGCATCCTGAGCGGTGAAGATTTCGCTACGCTGGCCAAGGCCAATAGCGACGATCACGGTACCGCACTGAGTGGCGGCGAGCTGGGCTGGGTCGATGCCGACGACATGGTGCCGAGCTTTGCGCAGGTGCTGAAGACCGCACCAGAAGGCAAGCTGATGGGGCCTGTACAGTCTCCGTTCGGCTGGCACCTGATTGAGGTCGAAGGACGTCGCACTCAGGACGTCACGGTACAGTTTGAACGTGAACAGGCGCGTCGTGCCATTTTCCAGCGCAAGGCCGAAGAAGATCTGGATGGCTGGCTGCAGGAACTGAAGGCTGGGGCATACATCGATAACCGCCTTTACCCGCAAGACAGTAATGGCGTCAGTGCCCCCGCTCCTCAGCCTGCTGAACAGCAGTAA
- a CDS encoding LPS-assembly protein LptD, translating to MGQRTFRTVAWLAGVVSVAGVGTLVNAEDLASLPADQLDWVAWGSDRPAGEVCQGHYVMPDYLLAPAAEAGHVRGQSDTATYGSEGQTELNGRVILRQGEQQLQASQATLANDRSKVDLQGPITYRQPGVLVRGDQGEFGLNNQAADVQRAYFVFHQARLRGNAQRLERLNDGQYRILSGSFTTCEPQSRLWTLNGHNVVINRAAGYGTATHSTLRFYDVPVFYWPWVRFPIDDRRLTGMLYPSVGYSNSNGFDYLQPIYLNLAPNYDATLYPRYMARRGLVMGGQFRYLFDTDRGTIDGNYLNSDKGGSRDDSNYELLRQKKRWYINFQHDGSFNARTTYQLRYGAASDGNYFEDFGSTFAEQNTDNLERRAQIDYQGDVWHLQARARGYQVMDFPVKDKDKPFYELPSLSANASWHQPSGTYEEWNSNVTNFTRDVRWNNSGIDPTEAVTGARLNLAPAIGYRRAPSWGFFEPRAQMYLTQYQLDWKQAGNRDWDKSPGRAVPVLSVDSGLVFERPTHLFGSDWRQTLEPRLYYAYVPHRDQDNLPTFDTDYLSPSWSQLWTPFRFNGIDRIGDVNKLSYGVSSRFLEDATGRERFTASIGQSRYFEDRKVTDNDPSKNFNDPKSDYWYMNHRKNSPAIGQLTWNINDRYRVRYANFFDTERGQTERNEVYLHYQHPAGRIFNLGYRWQVKDFDPSGDLDDRLGYNREEYDTSFALKVNGPFSVVGRYLYDHTNDRSLEALAGVQYNDCCYAVEVAWRVYRDDNDTTNTIADDELKRGIFLRFMLKGLGGLGNKPETYYQQAIEGYDPVLFQ from the coding sequence ATGGGGCAGCGCACCTTTCGTACAGTGGCGTGGCTGGCAGGCGTCGTTTCGGTAGCCGGCGTAGGGACGCTGGTTAACGCCGAAGATCTCGCCAGCCTTCCCGCCGATCAGCTTGACTGGGTGGCATGGGGCAGCGATCGCCCGGCAGGAGAAGTCTGTCAGGGGCACTATGTCATGCCCGATTACCTGCTAGCGCCAGCGGCCGAAGCAGGGCACGTGCGTGGACAATCCGACACGGCGACCTACGGCAGTGAAGGGCAGACCGAGCTGAACGGTCGCGTCATTCTGCGTCAGGGTGAACAGCAGTTGCAGGCGTCGCAGGCGACGCTAGCCAACGACCGCAGCAAGGTCGACCTGCAGGGACCGATCACCTACCGTCAGCCGGGCGTGCTGGTGCGCGGCGATCAGGGGGAATTCGGCCTCAATAATCAGGCCGCCGACGTTCAGCGCGCCTACTTTGTTTTCCATCAGGCGCGTCTGCGCGGGAATGCCCAACGCCTCGAACGTCTCAACGATGGTCAGTACCGAATCCTAAGCGGCTCGTTCACGACCTGCGAACCGCAGAGTCGCTTGTGGACGCTCAACGGTCATAACGTCGTCATCAACCGTGCAGCGGGTTACGGTACCGCGACGCATTCCACGCTGCGCTTCTACGATGTCCCCGTATTCTACTGGCCGTGGGTGCGCTTCCCGATCGACGATCGTCGCTTGACCGGGATGCTCTACCCCTCAGTGGGCTATAGCAACAGCAACGGCTTTGATTACCTTCAGCCCATCTATCTCAACCTAGCGCCCAATTACGATGCCACGCTGTATCCGCGTTATATGGCGCGCCGCGGCCTAGTGATGGGCGGTCAGTTCCGTTATCTGTTTGATACCGATCGCGGCACGATTGATGGCAACTACCTTAACAGTGACAAGGGTGGTTCACGCGACGACAGCAACTATGAGCTGCTGCGTCAGAAGAAACGCTGGTATATCAACTTCCAACATGACGGCTCGTTCAACGCGCGCACGACCTACCAGCTGCGCTACGGTGCCGCCAGCGATGGCAACTACTTCGAAGATTTCGGCTCCACGTTTGCCGAGCAGAACACCGACAACCTCGAACGTCGTGCCCAGATCGACTATCAGGGCGATGTATGGCACCTGCAGGCCCGTGCCCGTGGCTATCAGGTCATGGACTTCCCCGTGAAGGACAAAGACAAGCCGTTCTATGAACTGCCGTCCTTGTCGGCCAATGCCTCGTGGCACCAGCCGAGCGGCACCTACGAGGAATGGAACAGCAACGTTACCAACTTCACTCGTGACGTGAGATGGAACAACAGCGGCATTGATCCAACCGAAGCGGTGACCGGGGCGCGTCTCAATCTTGCCCCCGCTATTGGCTACCGTCGCGCACCGTCTTGGGGCTTCTTCGAGCCGCGTGCGCAGATGTACCTGACTCAGTATCAGCTTGATTGGAAGCAGGCCGGCAATCGTGATTGGGACAAGTCCCCGGGCCGTGCTGTACCGGTGCTCAGCGTTGATTCTGGGTTAGTCTTTGAGCGTCCGACGCACCTGTTTGGCAGCGATTGGCGCCAGACGTTGGAACCGCGCCTGTACTACGCCTACGTGCCGCATCGCGATCAAGACAATCTGCCGACCTTCGATACCGACTACCTGTCGCCGTCATGGTCACAGCTGTGGACGCCGTTCCGTTTCAACGGCATCGACCGCATCGGTGACGTCAATAAACTGTCCTACGGTGTCAGTTCGCGTTTCCTTGAAGATGCGACCGGTCGTGAACGATTTACCGCTTCTATTGGTCAAAGTCGCTACTTCGAAGACCGAAAAGTCACCGACAACGATCCCAGCAAGAACTTCAACGATCCGAAAAGCGATTACTGGTACATGAACCATCGCAAGAATTCACCTGCGATCGGTCAGCTCACGTGGAACATCAATGATCGTTACCGCGTCCGCTATGCCAACTTCTTTGATACCGAACGCGGTCAAACGGAACGCAATGAAGTCTATCTGCACTACCAGCACCCGGCCGGTCGTATCTTCAATCTCGGCTACCGCTGGCAGGTGAAAGACTTTGATCCGTCAGGCGATCTGGACGACCGTTTGGGCTACAACCGTGAAGAGTACGACACCTCGTTCGCACTCAAGGTGAATGGGCCGTTCTCAGTGGTTGGGCGCTATCTGTACGATCACACCAACGATCGCTCGCTTGAAGCGCTGGCCGGTGTTCAGTACAACGATTGCTGTTATGCGGTTGAGGTGGCATGGCGTGTTTATCGCGATGACAATGACACCACCAACACCATTGCGGACGATGAACTCAAACGAGGCATCTTCCTGCGTTTCATGCTGAAAGGGCTAGGTGGGCTCGGCAACAAGCCTGAAACCTACTACCAGCAGGCCATTGAAGGCTACGATCCGGTACTTTTCCAGTAA
- a CDS encoding AI-2E family transporter gives MNSALHRRCFLLLLAMVTIAFCWILLPYFGAIFWAATLALVFNPLQQWLVRRFNGRRNLAAMATLLICFVMVIIPGTLIITSMVQEGASLYQRIRNGDINLGSYISQLQNSLPPSLDSWLERTGIGNFNELRDKFSAGAMQGSQYVATQLLSIGQNTVQFVTSLGIMIYLMFFFFRDGPQLTALLLRAIPLSHHHKTQLLDKFAAVVRATVKGNVIIAIIQGCIGGVTLWGLGVEAALLWGVMMSFLSLLPAIGAALVWIPVVIYFLATGAFLKAAILSFVGVVVIGLVDNLLRPPLVGKDTKMPDYVVLTATIGGMSLFGINGFVIGPLIAALFMATWALFIAEE, from the coding sequence ATGAATTCTGCCCTGCACCGACGATGCTTCCTACTGCTGTTGGCAATGGTGACCATTGCCTTCTGCTGGATACTACTTCCCTATTTCGGTGCCATCTTCTGGGCGGCAACGCTGGCCCTTGTATTCAACCCTCTTCAGCAGTGGCTGGTGCGACGCTTCAACGGCCGTCGCAATCTGGCCGCGATGGCCACGCTGCTGATCTGCTTCGTCATGGTCATCATTCCTGGCACGCTGATCATCACGTCAATGGTGCAGGAAGGGGCCAGCCTCTACCAGCGTATCCGCAATGGCGATATCAATCTGGGCAGCTATATCAGCCAGCTCCAGAATTCGCTGCCACCGTCGCTGGACAGCTGGCTGGAGCGCACAGGTATCGGTAACTTCAATGAACTGCGCGACAAGTTTTCAGCCGGTGCGATGCAAGGCAGCCAATACGTGGCCACCCAGCTGCTCAGCATCGGGCAGAACACCGTCCAGTTCGTGACCAGCTTGGGCATCATGATCTATCTGATGTTCTTCTTTTTCCGTGACGGTCCACAGCTTACTGCGCTGCTGCTGCGCGCTATTCCGCTCAGCCACCATCATAAGACGCAGTTGCTCGACAAGTTCGCCGCCGTTGTGCGCGCCACGGTCAAAGGCAACGTCATCATCGCCATCATTCAAGGCTGCATTGGTGGCGTCACACTGTGGGGGCTGGGAGTGGAAGCGGCACTGCTGTGGGGGGTCATGATGTCGTTCCTGTCCCTGCTGCCGGCCATCGGGGCCGCGCTGGTGTGGATTCCGGTCGTCATTTATTTTCTTGCTACTGGCGCCTTTCTCAAAGCGGCCATCCTGTCCTTTGTCGGGGTGGTGGTCATCGGGCTGGTGGATAACCTGCTGCGCCCGCCGCTGGTCGGCAAGGACACCAAGATGCCCGACTATGTGGTGCTGACGGCCACCATTGGCGGGATGTCGCTGTTCGGTATTAACGGTTTCGTGATTGGCCCGCTGATCGCCGCGCTGTTCATGGCGACATGGGCACTGTTCATTGCCGAAGAATGA
- a CDS encoding histidine triad nucleotide-binding protein: MSTLFTRIINREIPADIVYEDDQAIAFNDIDPQAPMHVLIVPKKEIPTINDISEEDEALVGHLYRIAAQLAHEKGIAEDGYRVVMNCNEYGGQSVYHIHLHMMGGRRMGWPAG; the protein is encoded by the coding sequence ATGAGCACACTGTTCACTCGCATCATCAATCGCGAGATTCCGGCAGATATCGTTTATGAAGACGATCAGGCCATCGCGTTCAACGACATTGATCCGCAGGCCCCGATGCATGTGCTGATTGTGCCGAAGAAAGAGATTCCCACCATCAACGATATCAGCGAAGAAGATGAAGCGCTGGTCGGTCACCTCTATCGCATTGCTGCACAGCTCGCACACGAGAAGGGGATTGCAGAGGATGGCTATCGTGTTGTGATGAACTGCAACGAATACGGTGGCCAGAGTGTCTACCATATCCACCTGCACATGATGGGTGGCCGTCGCATGGGGTGGCCGGCAGGTTGA
- a CDS encoding 16S rRNA (uracil(1498)-N(3))-methyltransferase codes for MNLILVAPSDIVTSHAAPSSLSDAQPLDVRITDQRRLRHLHEVHRASVGDGFNMGVLNGDMGRGTLTALNSTEARFELTLDTPPPPALPLHLILALPRPRMLARTLENITALGVKQVTLLNTRRVEKSYWQSPELAREKIDQHLWLGLEQTRDTCWPDIQLEPLFKPFVEDRLPALLEGKQGLIAHPHTERECPRGLSLSQPTVLAIGPEGGFIPYEVEQLTAAGLAPVHIGPRILRVETAVVALLSRLY; via the coding sequence ATGAACCTGATTCTCGTAGCGCCTTCCGATATCGTGACGTCCCATGCGGCGCCCTCTTCGCTTTCCGATGCTCAGCCGCTCGATGTTCGCATCACCGATCAGCGCCGCCTGCGCCACCTGCACGAAGTGCACCGCGCCAGCGTTGGTGACGGCTTCAACATGGGCGTACTGAACGGCGACATGGGGCGCGGCACACTGACGGCGCTCAATAGCACCGAAGCGCGCTTCGAACTGACCCTCGATACGCCACCGCCGCCGGCATTGCCACTGCACCTGATTCTGGCGCTCCCGCGCCCGCGCATGCTGGCCCGTACACTGGAAAACATCACAGCGCTGGGCGTCAAACAGGTCACACTGCTGAACACCCGCCGCGTTGAAAAGAGTTACTGGCAGTCGCCGGAACTGGCGCGCGAGAAGATCGACCAGCATCTGTGGCTGGGGCTTGAGCAAACACGCGATACATGCTGGCCGGACATTCAGCTGGAACCGCTATTCAAACCGTTCGTCGAAGATCGCCTACCAGCACTGCTGGAAGGCAAGCAAGGCCTGATCGCACACCCGCATACCGAACGGGAATGCCCGCGCGGACTGTCACTGTCACAGCCCACCGTACTGGCCATTGGTCCCGAAGGCGGTTTCATTCCTTACGAAGTGGAACAGCTGACCGCAGCGGGTCTAGCACCCGTGCATATCGGCCCGCGTATCCTGCGCGTCGAAACGGCCGTCGTGGCACTGCTGTCTCGTCTCTACTGA
- a CDS encoding cation diffusion facilitator family transporter: MNPQNPIELRLLKQSTIVMALVALIDTVFGIAAASQSILFDGLFSAVAAAIKMLMFITARLIPREGSPRFQYGYWHLEPIALLVESGFLLVLAIYAMTSGIVGVMSGGHTIDFGIAAVYAAVCALVELSYFFYLRHWGQRIGSLMVRYDTASWLMDAILSLGLLISFVGAWALSNTRLGWITPYLDPIILMAAALFLIPGCFKMLKPALRDILEIVPRERDEQVQAAMSAFVAEHGLSGYTSYIQKSGRALFIEINVLVPLDYPIDTIDTFDQLRYEIADRLGEDTPGRWLTITFTGDRYWAD; the protein is encoded by the coding sequence ATGAATCCCCAAAACCCGATAGAACTTCGCCTGCTCAAGCAGTCCACCATCGTGATGGCGCTGGTAGCACTCATCGACACTGTCTTCGGGATTGCGGCGGCCTCTCAATCGATCCTGTTCGACGGTCTGTTCTCTGCCGTTGCCGCCGCCATCAAGATGCTGATGTTTATCACAGCCCGCCTGATTCCCCGCGAAGGCAGCCCTCGCTTCCAATACGGCTACTGGCACCTCGAACCCATCGCCTTGCTGGTGGAAAGCGGCTTTCTGCTGGTATTGGCTATTTACGCGATGACCAGCGGTATCGTAGGCGTGATGAGCGGCGGCCATACCATCGACTTCGGCATTGCAGCGGTCTATGCCGCGGTATGTGCACTGGTTGAGTTGAGTTACTTCTTCTATCTGCGCCATTGGGGACAGCGGATCGGCTCACTGATGGTGCGCTACGATACTGCCAGCTGGCTGATGGACGCGATCCTATCGCTTGGGCTACTGATCAGCTTCGTCGGGGCATGGGCACTGTCGAATACGCGCTTGGGTTGGATCACGCCTTACCTTGACCCGATCATCCTGATGGCCGCGGCCCTGTTCCTGATTCCGGGCTGCTTCAAGATGCTCAAGCCTGCGCTGCGCGACATTCTAGAAATCGTTCCGCGCGAACGTGACGAGCAGGTGCAAGCAGCCATGAGTGCTTTCGTAGCCGAGCACGGCCTAAGCGGCTATACCTCGTATATCCAGAAAAGCGGGCGCGCGCTGTTCATCGAAATCAACGTATTGGTACCGCTCGACTACCCCATCGACACCATCGACACTTTCGATCAACTGCGTTACGAAATTGCCGACAGACTGGGTGAGGACACTCCTGGCCGCTGGCTGACCATCACCTTCACTGGCGACCGCTACTGGGCAGATTAG